From a region of the Terriglobales bacterium genome:
- a CDS encoding TetR/AcrR family transcriptional regulator: MRVAATDRKQQILDVASSLFARKGFQGTTTREIAARARMNEAILFRHFPSKETLYWAVIDDRCTRSHRRENLQASLDLQASDFEIFRVIAEDILQRTKEDKARTRLLLFSGLENHRLARRFFRTYVARYYQLLAAHIERRIAEGVFRRVDPILAARSFIGMIFYHILVQELFGGGFYQKFDPETVSAEVADIWLHGVMAPDRRIPGHARASKNGNGAKQSQAHKSNGHKNGRKN; this comes from the coding sequence ATGAGAGTTGCCGCCACCGACCGCAAGCAGCAGATCCTCGACGTCGCCTCGTCGCTGTTCGCCCGCAAGGGCTTCCAGGGGACGACCACGCGCGAGATCGCAGCGCGCGCGCGCATGAACGAGGCCATCCTGTTCCGGCATTTCCCCTCGAAGGAGACCCTCTACTGGGCGGTGATCGACGACCGCTGCACGCGCTCGCATCGGCGCGAGAACCTGCAGGCGTCGCTCGACCTGCAGGCCTCGGACTTCGAGATCTTCCGCGTCATCGCCGAAGACATCCTGCAGCGCACCAAGGAGGACAAGGCGCGCACGCGGCTGCTGCTGTTCAGCGGGCTGGAGAACCACCGCCTGGCGCGCCGCTTCTTCCGCACCTACGTGGCACGCTACTACCAGTTGCTGGCCGCGCACATCGAGCGCCGCATTGCGGAAGGCGTGTTCCGTCGCGTGGACCCGATCCTGGCCGCGCGCAGCTTCATCGGGATGATCTTCTACCACATCCTGGTGCAGGAGCTGTTCGGCGGCGGCTTCTACCAGAAGTTCGATCCCGAGACGGTCAGCGCCGAGGTCGCCGACATCTGGCTGCACGGCGTGATGGCGCCGGATCGCCGAATCCCCGGGCACGCTCGCGCGTCTAAGAACGGGAATGGCGCGAAGCAGTCGCAGGCTCATAAGTCCAATGGTCATAAGAATGGGAGAAAGAACTAA